Proteins encoded in a region of the Gulosibacter sediminis genome:
- a CDS encoding YlxR family protein: MDAVRTCIGCRVRASQEQLIRVVEVSGRLQLDWNRTLPGRGAWLHPRVDCVTHAIDRKQFRRALRAGELDDSALRSYLTALPAKVVDRTMDQS; encoded by the coding sequence ATGGATGCAGTGCGAACGTGCATTGGATGTCGCGTGCGCGCCTCACAAGAACAACTCATCAGAGTTGTCGAGGTATCTGGAAGGCTCCAGCTCGACTGGAACCGGACACTGCCCGGCCGAGGCGCGTGGTTACATCCTCGTGTTGACTGCGTAACTCACGCGATCGACCGAAAGCAGTTCCGACGCGCGCTGCGCGCCGGGGAGCTGGATGACAGCGCCCTTCGTTCGTACCTAACTGCACTACCAGCAAAGGTTGTTGATCGGACTATGGACCAATCATGA
- the infB gene encoding translation initiation factor IF-2: protein MAKPRVHEIAAEMGVESKVALATLQEMGEFVKTASSSVEPPVARRLRDELKRRAEQGGADSAAEAPKPAAAAAPAAPKPATGAPKPGAPKPGARSAAPKPGAAKPGAAKAAPKVDNRQQSAPKPAANKPAEAAAPKPAARSAVAPTPTPKPGEAQAKPAQGGAKPGQSAAAKPGAAAPKPGAPKPGGADGNNIPRPRGPRPGNNPYASSQGMGARPRPGNNPFSPKQGQGGAPRPGGPRPGAPKPGSVGGRGPAGPARPGQPRVLPGERPQNAGGGRGRGGAGGGGGRPGGAGGGGFGAPRPGGGGGRPGPGGRGRGGTAGAFGRGGGKSKARKSKRTKRAEFEMREAPSIGGVKVPRGDGETRIRLRRGASISDFADKIDASPGDLVTVLFHLGEMATATESLDEGTFEVLGEELGYKIEIVSPEDEDRELLETFDIDLEGEEEAETDEDLEIRPPVVTVMGHVDHGKTRLLDAIRRSDVQAGEAGGITQHIGAYQVWGEHEGVKRAITFIDTPGHEAFTAMRARGANVTDVAILVVAADDGIMPQTIEALNHAKAAGVPIVVAVNKIDAEGANPDKVRAQLTEYELIAEEYGGDTMFVNVSAKTGEGVREVIDAVLLTADAELDLRANPNKDARGTAIEAKLDKGRGAVATVLIQSGTLRVGDSIVAGTAYGRVRAMLDENGEAVEAAYPSRPVQVQGLSSVPRAGDTFLVTEDDRTARQIAEKREAVERNAQLAKARKRMSLEDFTRALEEGKVQSLNLIIKGDVSGAVEALEDSLLKIEVDDSVQLRIIHRGVGAISESDVNLATIDSAVIIGFNVRPDQKARAAAVREGVDIRFYSVIYDAIDSVERSLKGMLEPEYEEVQSGVAEIREIFRSSKFGNIAGCLVQSGTITRNAKARVIRNGVVVGDGLAIESLRRFKDDVTEVRDGFECGIGLGKFNDIQIGDEIETTEMVEKPRD, encoded by the coding sequence GTGGCAAAACCACGCGTACATGAGATCGCCGCCGAGATGGGCGTCGAATCTAAGGTCGCACTCGCGACCCTGCAGGAAATGGGCGAGTTCGTAAAGACTGCGTCCTCGAGTGTCGAGCCTCCCGTGGCTCGTCGCCTGCGAGACGAACTGAAGCGCCGCGCCGAACAGGGCGGCGCCGACAGTGCTGCCGAGGCGCCGAAGCCGGCTGCAGCAGCAGCCCCTGCAGCCCCGAAGCCTGCGACGGGTGCACCGAAGCCCGGCGCTCCGAAGCCCGGCGCTCGTTCGGCCGCTCCGAAGCCCGGCGCAGCAAAGCCCGGCGCAGCGAAGGCAGCGCCAAAGGTAGATAACCGTCAGCAGTCGGCCCCGAAGCCGGCCGCGAACAAGCCCGCTGAGGCCGCCGCCCCGAAGCCGGCCGCTCGCTCGGCGGTCGCGCCGACGCCGACTCCGAAGCCCGGCGAGGCACAGGCCAAGCCCGCCCAGGGCGGCGCCAAGCCTGGGCAGTCGGCCGCGGCCAAGCCCGGTGCGGCTGCGCCGAAGCCTGGCGCTCCGAAGCCCGGCGGCGCTGATGGCAACAACATCCCGCGTCCCCGCGGCCCGCGCCCGGGCAACAACCCCTACGCCTCGTCGCAGGGCATGGGCGCACGCCCGCGCCCCGGTAACAACCCCTTCAGCCCCAAGCAGGGTCAGGGTGGCGCACCGCGCCCCGGTGGCCCCCGTCCTGGTGCCCCGAAGCCGGGTTCCGTTGGCGGTCGTGGTCCCGCTGGTCCGGCGCGTCCGGGTCAGCCCCGCGTGCTGCCCGGTGAGCGACCCCAGAACGCCGGCGGCGGCCGCGGTCGCGGCGGCGCTGGCGGTGGTGGCGGTCGTCCCGGCGGCGCCGGCGGCGGCGGATTTGGTGCGCCTCGCCCCGGTGGCGGCGGCGGACGTCCGGGCCCCGGTGGCCGCGGTCGCGGTGGCACCGCTGGTGCCTTTGGTCGCGGCGGCGGTAAGTCGAAGGCACGTAAGTCGAAGCGGACGAAGCGGGCAGAATTTGAGATGCGGGAGGCGCCGTCGATTGGCGGCGTGAAGGTTCCCCGCGGTGATGGCGAGACGCGCATCCGGCTGCGTCGCGGCGCATCGATCTCGGACTTTGCCGACAAGATTGATGCGTCGCCCGGTGATCTCGTAACGGTGCTGTTCCACCTCGGTGAGATGGCGACCGCGACGGAGTCGCTCGACGAGGGCACCTTCGAGGTGCTCGGCGAAGAGCTCGGCTACAAGATCGAGATCGTGTCGCCCGAGGACGAAGACCGCGAGCTGCTCGAAACCTTCGACATTGACCTCGAGGGCGAAGAGGAGGCGGAGACCGACGAGGACCTCGAGATCCGTCCGCCGGTCGTGACCGTGATGGGTCACGTCGACCACGGTAAGACTCGACTGCTCGACGCGATCCGTCGCAGCGACGTTCAGGCTGGCGAGGCCGGCGGCATCACCCAGCACATTGGTGCCTACCAGGTGTGGGGCGAGCACGAGGGCGTCAAGCGCGCGATCACCTTCATCGACACCCCGGGTCACGAGGCCTTCACCGCCATGCGTGCCCGTGGTGCGAACGTCACCGACGTTGCGATCCTCGTGGTCGCGGCCGACGACGGCATCATGCCGCAGACGATTGAGGCGCTGAACCACGCGAAGGCGGCGGGCGTGCCCATCGTGGTCGCGGTCAACAAGATCGACGCCGAGGGTGCGAACCCCGACAAGGTGCGCGCCCAGCTGACCGAGTACGAGCTCATCGCTGAGGAATACGGTGGCGACACTATGTTCGTTAACGTTTCGGCGAAGACCGGTGAGGGTGTGCGCGAGGTCATTGACGCCGTGCTTCTCACCGCCGACGCCGAGCTCGACCTGCGTGCGAACCCGAACAAGGACGCCCGCGGAACGGCGATCGAGGCGAAGCTCGACAAGGGCCGGGGTGCGGTCGCGACCGTGCTCATCCAGTCGGGTACCCTCCGGGTCGGCGACTCGATCGTTGCCGGTACGGCGTACGGTCGTGTCCGCGCGATGCTTGACGAGAACGGCGAAGCGGTCGAGGCCGCCTACCCGTCGCGTCCCGTGCAGGTGCAGGGTCTGAGCTCGGTGCCTCGCGCCGGCGACACGTTCCTCGTCACCGAGGACGACCGTACAGCCCGTCAGATTGCCGAGAAGCGCGAAGCGGTCGAACGCAACGCGCAGCTCGCGAAGGCTCGCAAGCGCATGTCGCTCGAGGACTTCACCCGCGCGCTCGAAGAGGGCAAGGTGCAGTCGCTCAACCTCATCATCAAGGGTGACGTCTCCGGTGCCGTCGAGGCGCTCGAGGACTCCCTGCTCAAGATCGAGGTCGACGACTCGGTGCAGCTGCGCATCATTCACCGCGGTGTTGGTGCGATCAGCGAGTCGGACGTCAACCTGGCGACCATCGACAGCGCCGTGATCATCGGCTTCAACGTTCGTCCCGACCAGAAGGCACGTGCTGCCGCGGTTCGCGAGGGCGTGGACATCCGCTTCTACTCGGTCATTTACGACGCGATCGATTCGGTCGAGCGTTCGCTCAAGGGCATGCTCGAGCCGGAGTACGAGGAAGTCCAGTCGGGCGTGGCGGAGATCCGCGAGATCTTCCGCTCGTCGAAGTTCGGCAACATCGCCGGCTGCCTCGTGCAGTCGGGCACGATTACCCGCAACGCGAAGGCTCGCGTCATCCGCAACGGCGTTGTCGTTGGCGATGGCCTTGCCATCGAGTCGCTGCGCCGCTTCAAGGACGACGTGACCGAGGTTCGTGACGGCTTCGAGTGCGGTATCGGCCTCGGCAAGTTCAACGACATCCAGATCGGTGACGAGATCGAGACCACGGAAATGGTGGAGAAGCCCCGTGACTGA
- the rbfA gene encoding 30S ribosome-binding factor RbfA, whose translation MTDNARAARLADRIKVLVAKTLERGVKDPRLGFVTITDVRVTGDLQHATIFYTVYGTDEERVESAAALKSATGMIRSEVGRNLNVRLTPSIEFVLDALPDNAGRIDDLLARAREEDARLASERDGKGFAGESNPYRDSDDEQE comes from the coding sequence GTGACTGACAACGCCCGGGCAGCACGCCTGGCCGACCGCATCAAGGTGCTGGTGGCGAAGACCCTCGAACGGGGAGTCAAAGACCCCCGTCTCGGCTTCGTCACCATCACCGACGTGCGAGTCACGGGTGATCTGCAGCACGCGACCATCTTCTACACGGTGTACGGCACCGACGAGGAGCGGGTCGAGTCGGCCGCCGCGCTGAAAAGCGCGACGGGCATGATTCGCTCCGAAGTGGGCCGCAACCTCAACGTGCGGCTTACGCCGTCGATTGAGTTCGTGCTCGATGCCCTGCCCGACAACGCGGGTCGTATTGACGACCTGCTGGCGCGGGCTCGCGAAGAGGATGCGCGACTCGCGTCCGAACGCGACGGCAAGGGATTCGCGGGAGAATCAAACCCCTATCGCGACTCTGACGACGAGCAGGAATAA
- a CDS encoding A/G-specific adenine glycosylase — MTSKDALVGTVIDWYDRTARDFPWREPDCSPWGILVSEVMSQQTQMSRVLPKWLEFMAKWPTPADLAAASDADVIRAWDRLGYPRRAVALRRCAQAIVVDHGGEVPRSRDALLTLPGIGPYTSAAVASFAYGEVVPVVDTNVRRVLARTLHGQQHAWLPNHRRDDAEMLEVLPSEAEAAASWNAGSMELGAVICVARAPACEACPVAELCEWHLAGNPEMPAPGRAQAKFAGSDRELRGRIMRLLRERDEGVVEEALPQELGALDTEFSERVTRLADALVRDQLAVREDEFLRLPH; from the coding sequence ATGACCTCGAAGGATGCGCTGGTCGGCACGGTCATCGACTGGTACGACCGCACGGCCCGCGATTTCCCTTGGCGCGAGCCCGACTGCAGCCCGTGGGGCATTCTCGTGAGCGAGGTCATGAGCCAGCAGACGCAGATGTCTCGGGTGCTGCCGAAGTGGCTCGAGTTCATGGCGAAGTGGCCGACGCCCGCCGACCTTGCCGCGGCGAGCGACGCCGACGTGATTCGGGCGTGGGACCGACTCGGTTACCCGCGCCGGGCAGTTGCCCTGCGCCGCTGCGCGCAGGCGATCGTCGTCGACCACGGTGGCGAAGTACCCCGCAGCAGGGATGCGCTGCTCACGCTGCCGGGCATCGGCCCGTACACCTCGGCTGCGGTCGCGTCGTTTGCCTACGGCGAAGTCGTGCCGGTCGTCGACACGAACGTGCGGCGCGTGCTCGCGCGCACGCTCCACGGCCAGCAGCACGCGTGGCTGCCGAATCATCGACGCGACGACGCCGAGATGCTCGAGGTGCTCCCGAGCGAGGCCGAAGCGGCAGCCTCGTGGAACGCCGGCTCGATGGAGCTTGGCGCGGTGATCTGTGTCGCCCGCGCGCCAGCGTGCGAGGCGTGCCCGGTCGCAGAGCTGTGCGAGTGGCACCTAGCAGGCAACCCGGAGATGCCGGCGCCGGGCCGCGCGCAGGCGAAGTTTGCGGGCTCGGACCGCGAACTGCGGGGCCGCATCATGCGCCTCCTGCGAGAGCGCGACGAGGGAGTGGTCGAGGAGGCGCTCCCCCAAGAGCTCGGCGCCCTCGACACCGAGTTCTCGGAACGCGTCACCCGCCTCGCGGATGCGCTGGTGCGCGACCAACTAGCAGTGCGGGAGGACGAATTCCTTCGCCTCCCGCACTGA
- a CDS encoding ketopantoate reductase family protein, giving the protein MRVSVIGVGAVGGTLAALLARAGHEVHAVARGSTLAAVREHGIRLRGVHGTFSAPVSASGRVAKDSDVVLLAVRTYQTAAAVEQQTTAIGTTPLVVAQNGVRGPEEVARLLGRVEGVYGLVSTFPATNLGDAEIHMTGPGKLTVAAMDPGGYADARELAAAFSTALPAAASDNLDGLLWMKLLLNQVNALPAITGLSVQWVSAHPLLAPILAVSLEELLAVADARRIRLSRVAGMHPHFANLVRDGFALDVVRGKLGRMFGTTPNPASTLQSIRRGQPTEIDALNGEVVRSAAEIGLAAPLNERLTRLVHDVSATGRFLPPRELARRVTA; this is encoded by the coding sequence ATGCGAGTTTCAGTGATCGGCGTCGGCGCGGTTGGCGGAACGCTCGCGGCGCTCCTGGCCCGCGCCGGCCACGAGGTGCATGCCGTGGCGCGCGGCTCAACGCTCGCCGCGGTACGCGAGCACGGCATCCGGCTGCGCGGGGTGCACGGGACGTTCTCGGCGCCGGTCAGCGCGAGCGGGCGGGTCGCGAAGGACTCCGACGTCGTGCTGCTGGCCGTGCGCACTTACCAGACGGCCGCCGCCGTGGAGCAGCAAACGACGGCGATCGGTACGACGCCCTTGGTCGTCGCGCAGAACGGCGTCCGCGGACCGGAAGAGGTGGCCCGGCTGCTCGGCCGAGTCGAAGGCGTCTACGGACTCGTTTCGACGTTCCCCGCCACGAATCTGGGTGACGCCGAAATTCATATGACCGGCCCCGGCAAGCTGACCGTCGCGGCCATGGACCCCGGCGGATACGCGGACGCACGCGAGCTTGCCGCGGCGTTCAGCACCGCCCTGCCCGCGGCCGCCTCCGACAACCTGGACGGGTTGCTCTGGATGAAGCTCCTACTGAATCAGGTCAATGCGCTGCCCGCGATCACGGGCCTCAGCGTGCAATGGGTCAGCGCGCATCCCCTGCTCGCGCCCATCCTCGCGGTGTCGCTCGAGGAACTCCTCGCCGTCGCCGACGCGCGGCGCATCCGCCTCTCGCGCGTCGCCGGCATGCATCCGCACTTCGCCAATCTCGTGCGCGACGGCTTCGCGCTCGACGTGGTGCGCGGCAAGCTCGGCCGAATGTTCGGCACAACCCCGAACCCTGCCTCGACCCTCCAGTCCATTCGGCGCGGCCAGCCCACCGAGATCGACGCCCTGAACGGCGAGGTCGTGCGCAGCGCGGCGGAGATCGGCCTGGCCGCTCCCCTGAACGAGCGCCTCACCCGGCTCGTGCACGACGTTTCGGCGACGGGACGCTTCCTGCCGCCCCGTGAGCTCGCGCGCAGGGTGACGGCATGA
- the truB gene encoding tRNA pseudouridine(55) synthase TruB, translating to MSPRSEGPHGLLLLDKPSGITSHDLVAQTRRALGTRKVGHAGTLDPMATGLMLLGVGDATRLLTYLVGEDKVYEATARFGIATNTEDADGEVTSLAAPEQLRAITHDRLETALEKLRGEIQQVPSAVSAIKVNGVRSYKRVRDGEEVELAARTVTIQELHVLGTEFRELGLADGTTQPVLDVRLRVGCSSGTYVRAIARDLGNDLGVGAHLTALNRLEVGDFRVANATTVSDEQLESRLVSPAKVATTRFPSFVADGAQASALRNGRRIAAPAGTESIDGPIAALDAEGDLIGLIKIRDGESKILMNMPQRSVSGA from the coding sequence ATGTCTCCACGTTCCGAAGGCCCGCACGGCCTGCTGCTGCTCGACAAGCCGTCGGGTATCACGAGCCACGACCTCGTCGCCCAGACGCGGCGCGCGCTCGGCACCCGTAAGGTCGGCCACGCCGGCACCCTCGACCCGATGGCGACGGGGCTCATGCTGCTCGGGGTGGGCGACGCCACCCGGCTGCTCACGTACCTGGTCGGAGAAGACAAGGTGTACGAGGCGACCGCCAGGTTCGGCATCGCGACGAACACCGAGGACGCCGACGGTGAGGTCACGAGCCTCGCCGCACCCGAACAGCTCCGGGCCATCACCCACGACCGCCTCGAGACAGCCCTCGAGAAGCTGCGCGGCGAGATTCAGCAGGTGCCGAGCGCGGTGAGCGCGATCAAGGTCAACGGCGTGCGCAGCTACAAGCGAGTGCGCGACGGCGAGGAGGTCGAGCTCGCGGCACGCACCGTCACCATCCAAGAGCTGCACGTGCTCGGCACCGAGTTCCGCGAACTCGGGCTCGCCGACGGCACGACGCAGCCGGTGCTCGACGTGCGCCTGCGGGTCGGTTGCTCCTCGGGAACCTATGTTCGGGCGATCGCGCGCGACCTCGGCAATGACCTCGGGGTTGGCGCCCATCTGACCGCGCTCAATCGACTCGAGGTCGGAGACTTCCGAGTTGCCAACGCGACGACGGTGAGTGACGAGCAACTCGAGAGCCGGCTCGTTTCGCCTGCCAAGGTGGCGACGACTAGATTCCCCTCGTTTGTCGCCGACGGGGCACAAGCGAGCGCGCTGCGCAACGGCCGCCGCATTGCCGCACCGGCCGGCACCGAATCGATCGACGGGCCGATCGCGGCGCTCGACGCCGAAGGCGACCTCATCGGCCTCATCAAGATCCGCGACGGCGAGAGCAAGATTCTGATGAACATGCCGCAGCGGAGCGTGAGCGGCGCATGA
- a CDS encoding bifunctional riboflavin kinase/FAD synthetase, translated as MILVNDPASFPAPLRPSVVTIGKFDGLHCGHRDLIACVREESLARGLTSVVVTFDRHPAALFAPERAPKPVVSLLQKEELLADSGVDATVVVPFTREFSQMSPADFVENFLIEQLGMRAVVLGNDFRFGFKGAGDVAYLRERGSELGFDTIVIDDTSDDGTHRASSTRIRELLEEGDVRGAATALDRNHRVRGVVVHGAKRGRELGFPTANLGPETLEGYVPADGVYAGWLLVDGERLPAAISIGNNPTFEGVPQKQIEAYVLDATLDLYGKSVTVEFVDFIRPMLKFDSLEALIASLGDDVARTRELLS; from the coding sequence GTGATTCTCGTCAACGACCCCGCAAGCTTCCCCGCGCCGCTTCGGCCGAGCGTGGTCACGATCGGCAAGTTCGATGGCCTTCACTGCGGCCACCGCGACCTCATCGCCTGCGTGCGCGAGGAGTCGCTGGCCCGCGGCCTCACGAGCGTCGTCGTCACGTTCGACCGACACCCGGCGGCGCTGTTCGCCCCCGAGCGAGCCCCCAAGCCCGTGGTGTCGTTGCTGCAGAAGGAAGAGTTGCTCGCCGACTCCGGGGTCGACGCTACCGTGGTCGTGCCGTTCACTCGCGAGTTCTCGCAGATGAGCCCCGCGGACTTCGTTGAGAATTTCCTCATCGAACAGCTTGGGATGCGCGCGGTCGTGCTCGGCAACGACTTCCGTTTCGGTTTCAAGGGCGCGGGCGACGTCGCCTATCTGCGCGAGCGGGGTAGCGAGCTCGGCTTTGACACCATCGTCATCGACGACACCTCCGACGACGGCACGCATCGGGCGTCCTCCACGAGGATCCGCGAGCTGCTCGAGGAGGGGGATGTGCGCGGTGCCGCGACGGCGCTCGACCGGAACCATCGCGTGCGCGGCGTCGTCGTGCACGGCGCGAAGCGTGGGCGCGAACTCGGTTTCCCGACGGCGAACCTCGGCCCCGAAACGCTCGAGGGCTATGTGCCCGCCGACGGCGTCTACGCCGGTTGGCTGCTCGTCGACGGGGAGCGACTGCCCGCGGCCATCTCGATCGGCAACAACCCCACCTTCGAGGGCGTTCCGCAGAAGCAGATCGAGGCGTACGTGCTCGACGCGACGCTCGACCTCTACGGCAAGTCCGTCACGGTCGAGTTCGTCGACTTCATCCGCCCGATGCTGAAGTTCGACTCGCTCGAGGCGCTGATCGCGAGCCTCGGCGACGACGTCGCCCGCACCCGCGAGCTGCTCAGCTAG
- a CDS encoding maleylpyruvate isomerase family mycothiol-dependent enzyme: protein MSNASFSRPASRTSGDWSAHIATTLDRLADTLDRLDDEQWEAPSMCSEWRVRDVAGHLIWRLGLNSSDMVGSAFASIGRKGFNFNRIVAQLARDEAAAPTPVLVEQLREIASSKLAGDHRNGIIELTEAVVHAYDVTEALGLQLRLSPRSTGSVALARTKMPFGGKAVKLASKRSLRATDARWQIGSGPTLDATAGEIIMHLFDRRRLAAS from the coding sequence TTGTCCAACGCGTCTTTCTCGCGCCCGGCCTCGCGAACCTCGGGTGACTGGAGCGCGCACATCGCGACCACGCTCGACCGCCTCGCCGACACGCTCGACCGCCTCGACGACGAGCAGTGGGAAGCCCCGAGCATGTGCAGCGAGTGGCGCGTGCGCGATGTCGCCGGCCACCTCATCTGGCGGCTCGGCCTGAACAGCTCCGACATGGTCGGCTCAGCGTTCGCGAGCATCGGTCGCAAGGGGTTCAACTTCAATCGCATCGTCGCCCAGCTCGCCCGCGATGAGGCCGCGGCGCCGACGCCCGTGCTCGTCGAGCAGCTGCGTGAGATCGCGAGCAGCAAGCTCGCGGGAGATCACCGCAACGGCATCATCGAGCTCACCGAGGCGGTGGTGCACGCCTACGACGTGACCGAGGCCCTCGGTCTGCAGCTGCGGCTCAGCCCGCGCTCGACCGGCTCGGTCGCGCTCGCACGCACCAAGATGCCTTTCGGTGGCAAGGCCGTCAAGCTCGCGAGCAAGCGCTCGCTTCGGGCGACGGATGCGCGCTGGCAGATCGGTTCCGGCCCGACGCTCGATGCGACCGCCGGCGAGATCATCATGCACCTCTTCGACCGACGCCGCCTCGCCGCTAGCTGA
- a CDS encoding DEAD/DEAH box helicase: MSPKSHTHMSTQSTRRRRSKGDNTGVIPQLAKAAREVEAAAMRGRISPSMRTRFQVVGLLVREERARLKTDTSVPAGERNESLKRLDGLGAILAKTAARDTTLLNLLKEDAPTTPQARELRKQMLFAGGVDMVVDEEEEMAPEAQTMLLPESIRERQVMPPSVKARVRSNPFLSPDLTQIRPPSHHYTRLANWELLGPLLKAFATGAGGGAASMELPDPPRFDRVSPPSLELMPHQAQLIEAVRQGQRSVLLADEPGLGKTAQAVLSASVAGAYPLLCVVPNVVKTNWAQEVARWTPTRRATIISGDGNDIDAFSDVFIVNYEILDRHIGWLQRIGLKGMVVDEAHFIKNPTSQRSRLVLQLARSIRSRVPGVDPLMMALTGTPLINDVDDFRAIWQLLGWLDGDRPAPVLLDALDKTGLVPSDAGFAAAARRAVIDLGIVRRRKVDVAKSLPAKRVVDMPVELDTDEGASIRRAERLLVDRLLARYSRMLSAADLPQTTIDENRLRMLARQEVEESKAASAGDSIFAMLHRIGIAKSRLAAEYTAQLAHSVGKVVFFAKHIEAMDRAEEVFEAEGLRAVHIRGDQTAAQRDRAIDAFQHDPEVKVIVCSLMAAGVGINLQVASDVVLAELSWTAAEQTQAIDRVHRIGQDIPVTAWRIIASQTVDSHVAELIDAKQGLASRALEGTDIGEVSSDDIQVDAIVNLLLERLRIYQNGADA, translated from the coding sequence ATGTCGCCGAAATCGCACACGCACATGAGCACGCAGTCCACCCGGCGCCGCCGTTCCAAAGGCGATAACACCGGCGTGATTCCGCAGCTGGCCAAGGCGGCCCGCGAGGTCGAGGCTGCGGCAATGCGGGGACGTATCTCACCCTCGATGCGCACGAGGTTCCAAGTTGTTGGCCTCCTCGTGCGCGAGGAACGCGCCCGCCTCAAGACCGACACGTCGGTGCCGGCGGGGGAGCGCAACGAGTCGCTCAAGCGCCTCGACGGCCTCGGCGCGATTCTCGCGAAGACTGCAGCTCGAGACACGACGCTGCTCAACCTGCTCAAGGAAGACGCGCCGACGACGCCCCAGGCTCGCGAGCTGCGCAAGCAAATGCTCTTTGCCGGCGGCGTCGACATGGTGGTCGACGAAGAAGAAGAGATGGCACCCGAGGCGCAGACGATGCTGCTGCCCGAGAGCATTCGCGAGCGTCAGGTGATGCCCCCCAGCGTTAAGGCGCGCGTGCGTTCGAACCCGTTCCTCTCGCCGGATCTCACGCAGATTCGGCCACCGAGCCACCACTACACGCGGCTTGCCAACTGGGAGCTGCTCGGCCCGCTACTCAAGGCCTTCGCGACCGGCGCCGGTGGCGGTGCCGCGTCGATGGAGCTACCGGATCCGCCGCGCTTCGACCGCGTGTCGCCCCCGTCGCTCGAACTCATGCCGCACCAGGCACAGCTGATCGAGGCGGTTCGTCAGGGGCAGCGTTCGGTGCTGCTCGCCGATGAGCCGGGCCTCGGCAAGACTGCCCAGGCAGTATTGTCAGCGTCGGTGGCCGGCGCGTATCCGCTGCTCTGCGTCGTACCGAACGTGGTGAAGACGAACTGGGCGCAGGAGGTCGCGCGGTGGACGCCAACCCGCCGCGCCACCATCATCAGCGGTGACGGCAACGACATCGACGCCTTCAGTGACGTGTTCATCGTCAACTACGAGATCCTCGACCGTCACATTGGCTGGCTGCAGCGCATCGGCCTCAAGGGCATGGTGGTCGACGAGGCGCACTTCATCAAGAACCCAACCTCGCAGCGAAGCCGGCTCGTGCTGCAGCTGGCCCGCAGCATTCGCAGCCGTGTGCCGGGCGTCGACCCGCTCATGATGGCGCTGACGGGCACCCCGCTCATCAACGACGTCGACGACTTCCGTGCAATCTGGCAGCTGCTCGGCTGGCTAGACGGCGATCGCCCCGCTCCTGTGCTGCTCGACGCCCTCGACAAAACTGGCCTCGTGCCGAGCGACGCCGGCTTCGCAGCGGCCGCCCGTCGCGCCGTCATCGACCTTGGCATCGTGCGTCGCCGCAAGGTCGACGTCGCGAAGTCGCTGCCCGCCAAGCGGGTCGTCGACATGCCGGTCGAGCTCGACACCGACGAGGGCGCGTCGATTCGACGCGCTGAGCGACTGCTCGTCGACCGCCTCCTGGCCCGCTACTCGCGGATGCTCAGCGCGGCCGACCTGCCGCAGACGACGATCGATGAAAACCGTCTTCGAATGCTCGCCCGGCAGGAGGTCGAGGAGTCGAAGGCCGCGAGCGCCGGCGACTCGATCTTCGCGATGCTGCACCGCATCGGTATCGCCAAGTCGCGGCTCGCGGCCGAGTACACGGCGCAGCTCGCGCACTCGGTCGGCAAGGTCGTGTTCTTCGCGAAGCACATCGAGGCGATGGACCGGGCCGAGGAAGTATTCGAGGCCGAGGGCCTGCGCGCGGTGCACATCCGTGGCGACCAGACCGCGGCGCAACGAGACCGCGCCATCGACGCGTTCCAGCATGATCCCGAGGTCAAGGTCATCGTGTGTTCGCTCATGGCCGCCGGCGTCGGCATCAACCTGCAGGTCGCGAGCGATGTTGTGCTCGCCGAGCTCAGCTGGACCGCCGCGGAGCAGACCCAGGCGATCGACCGCGTGCACCGCATCGGCCAGGACATCCCGGTGACGGCTTGGCGCATCATCGCGTCGCAGACGGTCGACTCGCACGTGGCAGAGCTCATCGACGCGAAGCAGGGCCTCGCCTCGCGCGCGCTCGAGGGCACCGACATCGGCGAGGTCTCGAGCGACGACATTCAGGTGGACGCGATCGTCAACCTGCTGCTGGAGCGCCTTCGGATCTACCAGAATGGAGCCGACGCGTAG